In one window of Camelina sativa cultivar DH55 chromosome 15, Cs, whole genome shotgun sequence DNA:
- the LOC104745450 gene encoding uncharacterized protein LOC104745450 isoform X2, giving the protein MVLLHFMISKESNTWMICSFQFWRMFQRMMEMYIEQPAATTVLVLLLCMVVGKSLCSIVILFLHGVLQFIYLLLNLWWFLVSLEILIINLFCFWLKEEAPFTISDLSEDNNMLDSNYGDDLSSEELVLQDLQRASQKLTDETRKCFRDTFYRLARSSQDKSDSVSTNSDELLMQTSRYDYGDGNSYLIAG; this is encoded by the exons ATGGTGCTTCTTCACTTCATGATTTCGAAGGAATCGAACACATGGATGATATGTTCTT TTCAATTTTGGAGGATGTTCCagaggatgatggagatgtACATCGAGCaaccagcagcaacaacagtGTTGGTTCTTCTTCTATGTATGGTGGTAGGGAAGTCCCTATGTTCCATTGTCATATTGTTCTTACATGGTGTGTTACAGTTTATCTATTTGTTGCTGAATCTGTGGTGGTTTCTTGTAAGTTTAGAGATTCtgattattaatcttttttgtttctggttGAAGGAGGAAGCTCCATTTACAATCTCGGATCTGTCTGAAGACAACAACATGTTAGATTCAAACTATGGTGATGATCTGTCTTCCGAAGAACTCGTGTTGCAGGATCTACAAAGGGCTTCACAAAAG TTGACTGATGAGACACGCAAATGTTTCCGGGATACCTTTTACCGACTTGCAAGGAGTTCACAAGATAAATCGGATTCAGTCAGCACTAACTCAGATGAGCTGCTTATGCAAACGTCCAGATATGATTATGGTGATGGAAACAG TTATTTGATTGCAGGTtga
- the LOC104745449 gene encoding peptidyl-prolyl cis-trans isomerase FKBP43-like isoform X2 — translation MAFWGVEVKPSKAFTLKANESTGIRRLHLSQATLGLGSATNRSILQCIVGNKSPLFLCVLTPEKVDTCQLNLEFEEADEVIFSVIGPRSIHLTGYFLGKSASFRLNDSESESYGVDIVDTDMEKGSSDDYDYSDSFINDDEPCGRGSRVSSSDDDEISIKEMAAKTKDKKKNGKGRRLMKKFQVSNSESDETSARDDDSSNEDSVEILNNGNEHKIPKVLSSDSPLPSRVTRSKARSSTLENVESNAKCEKTSEARADTRMTLDKREDKTLGDVNLSPVLKGCEILSKKKRNKERSKSSATINLDEGEEKNMPKILQNEKPSTDKGIKSSSDVLPSQNDEAILSKKKRKRDRREETTDAPENLVECSKKKKQAIDKNIEKEPEVTIEEIEKGSLDGKAAVKGKKHH, via the exons ATGGCTTTCTGGG gAGTTGAAGTGAAGCCATCAAAAGCTTTCACTCTTAAGGCTAATGAATCAACAGGAATCAGAAGACTTCACCTTTCCCAG GCGACATTGGGGCTTGGCAGTGCAACAAACAGAAGTATTCTTCAGTGTATCGTTGGGAACAAGAGTCCCCTCTTCTTATGCGTCTTGACTCCTGAAAAGGTTGATACTTGCCAACTGAATCTGGAGTTTGAAGAAGCTGATGAAGTTATCTTCTCTGTCATCGGACCTCGGAGCATTCACCTCACTGGCTACTTCCTGGGGAAGAGTGCTAGTTTTAGGCTAAATGATAGTGAATC GGAGTCATATGGAGTAGACATTGTTGACACTGACATGGAGAAAGGTAGCAGTGATGATTATGACTACAGTGATAGTTTCATAAATGATGACGAACCCTGTGGCCGTGGTTCACGTGTGTCtagttctgatgatgatgaaa TATCTATTAAGGAGATGGCAGCtaaaacaaaagacaagaagaaaaatggaaaaggtAGAAGACTAATGAAGAAGTTTCAAGTCTCTAATTCAGAATCGGATGAAACCTCGGCTAGAGATGATGATTCTAGCAATGAGGATTCTGTAGAAATACTTAATAATGGCAATGAGCACAAGATCCCGAAGGTTCTTTCTTCAGATAGTCCTCTGCCTTCAAGGGTTACGAGGTCGAAGGCACGAAGTTCGACTTTGGAAAATGTTGAGTCTAATGCCAAGTGTGAGAAGACATCAGAAGCAAGAGCTGATACTCGCATGACTCTGGATAAAAG GGAGGATAAAACATTGGGTGATGTTAATCTTTCTCCCGTTCTGAAAGGGTGTGAAATTCTttcgaagaaaaaaagaaacaaagaaaggtccAAGAGTTCAGCTACAATTAACTTAGATGAAGGAGAGGAGAAAAATATGCCTAAAATTCTTCAGAATGAGAAGCCATCTACTGACAA GGGGATCAAATCATCAAGTGATGTATTACCCTCTCAGAATGATGAGGCAATTCtatcaaagaaaaagaggaaaagggATAGGAGAGAGGAGACTACAGATGCCCCAGAAAATCTAGTTGAATgttctaagaagaagaaacaagctATCGACAA GAACATTGAGAAAGAACCTGAAGTGACCATTGAAGAGATTGAAAAAGGATCGTTAGATGGAAAAGCAGCTGTTAAAGGGAAAAAG CACCATTAG
- the LOC104745447 gene encoding cilia- and flagella-associated protein 20: protein MFKNTFQSGFLSILYSLGSKPLQIWDKEVVDGHVKRCHDDDIQSNVLEVVGSNIQSTYITCPADLSATLGIKLPFLVLVVKNMKKYFSFEIQILDDKNVRRRFRASNFQAVTRVKPYICTMPLKMDEGWNQIQLNLADLTRRAYGTNYAETLRVQIHANCRLRRIYFADRLYSEEELPPEFKLYLPVQKA, encoded by the exons ATGTTCAAGAACACGTTTCAGTCTGGGTTCCTCTCTATTTTGTACAGTCTAGG aagcAAGCCTCTTCAGATATGGGATAAAGaag TTGTGGATGGACATGTGAAGCGTTGCCATGATGATGACATTCAATCCAATGTGCTTGAAGTAGTTGGATCTAACATCCAGTCTACATACATTACATGTCCTGCTGATCTCTCCGCTACCCTTGGTATCAAACTTCCCTTTTTGGTCTTGGTAGTGAAGAATATGAAGAAGTATTTCTCATTCGAGATTCAGATTCTTGATGACAAGAATGTGCGCCGCCGTTTCAGAGCTTCTAACTTTCAA gctGTCACTAGAGTAAAGCCATATATTTGCACAATGCCACTCAAGATGGACGAAGGTTGGAATCAAATCCAGCTTAACTTAGCTGATCTTACTAGGAGAGCTTATGGGACTAATTATGCTGAGACATTGCGAGTTCAGATTCATGCCAACTGCCGCCTCAGGCGCATATATTTTGCTGACCGTCTCTACTCAGAAGAGGAGCTTCCTCCGGAATTCAAGCTGTATCTCCCAGTGCAG AAAGCATGA
- the LOC104745450 gene encoding protein LNK3-like isoform X1, protein MVLLHFMISKESNTWMICSFQFWRMFQRMMEMYIEQPAATTVLVLLLCMVVGKSLCSIVILFLHGVLQFIYLLLNLWWFLVSLEILIINLFCFWLKEEAPFTISDLSEDNNMLDSNYGDDLSSEELVLQDLQRASQKLTDETRKCFRDTFYRLARSSQDKSDSVSTNSDELLMQTSRYDYGDGNRLSREEEIESETNSIDRAIANLTFNKMESNISNFPLPERVQ, encoded by the exons ATGGTGCTTCTTCACTTCATGATTTCGAAGGAATCGAACACATGGATGATATGTTCTT TTCAATTTTGGAGGATGTTCCagaggatgatggagatgtACATCGAGCaaccagcagcaacaacagtGTTGGTTCTTCTTCTATGTATGGTGGTAGGGAAGTCCCTATGTTCCATTGTCATATTGTTCTTACATGGTGTGTTACAGTTTATCTATTTGTTGCTGAATCTGTGGTGGTTTCTTGTAAGTTTAGAGATTCtgattattaatcttttttgtttctggttGAAGGAGGAAGCTCCATTTACAATCTCGGATCTGTCTGAAGACAACAACATGTTAGATTCAAACTATGGTGATGATCTGTCTTCCGAAGAACTCGTGTTGCAGGATCTACAAAGGGCTTCACAAAAG TTGACTGATGAGACACGCAAATGTTTCCGGGATACCTTTTACCGACTTGCAAGGAGTTCACAAGATAAATCGGATTCAGTCAGCACTAACTCAGATGAGCTGCTTATGCAAACGTCCAGATATGATTATGGTGATGGAAACAG GTtgagtagagaagaagagatagaaTCTGAAACGAATTCAATTGATAGAGCCATTGCAAACCTCACATTCAACAAAATGGAATCCAACATAAGCAATTTTCCTCTACCGGAAAGAGTTCAGTAG
- the LOC104745449 gene encoding peptidyl-prolyl cis-trans isomerase FKBP43-like isoform X1 yields the protein MAFWGVEVKPSKAFTLKANESTGIRRLHLSQATLGLGSATNRSILQCIVGNKSPLFLCVLTPEKVDTCQLNLEFEEADEVIFSVIGPRSIHLTGYFLGKSASFRLNDSESESYGVDIVDTDMEKGSSDDYDYSDSFINDDEPCGRGSRVSSSDDDEISIKEMAAKTKDKKKNGKGRRLMKKFQVSNSESDETSARDDDSSNEDSVEILNNGNEHKIPKVLSSDSPLPSRVTRSKARSSTLENVESNAKCEKTSEARADTRMTLDKREDKTLGDVNLSPVLKGCEILSKKKRNKERSKSSATINLDEGEEKNMPKILQNEKPSTDKGIKSSSDVLPSQNDEAILSKKKRKRDRREETTDAPENLVECSKKKKQAIDKNIEKEPEVTIEEIEKGSLDGKAAVKGKKVSILYTGKLKDTGKLFESNLGEAPLRFRLGKENVIEGLSIGVEGMRVGDKRRLIIPPSLGYSKKGLKEQVPKNAWLVYEVEAVKIR from the exons ATGGCTTTCTGGG gAGTTGAAGTGAAGCCATCAAAAGCTTTCACTCTTAAGGCTAATGAATCAACAGGAATCAGAAGACTTCACCTTTCCCAG GCGACATTGGGGCTTGGCAGTGCAACAAACAGAAGTATTCTTCAGTGTATCGTTGGGAACAAGAGTCCCCTCTTCTTATGCGTCTTGACTCCTGAAAAGGTTGATACTTGCCAACTGAATCTGGAGTTTGAAGAAGCTGATGAAGTTATCTTCTCTGTCATCGGACCTCGGAGCATTCACCTCACTGGCTACTTCCTGGGGAAGAGTGCTAGTTTTAGGCTAAATGATAGTGAATC GGAGTCATATGGAGTAGACATTGTTGACACTGACATGGAGAAAGGTAGCAGTGATGATTATGACTACAGTGATAGTTTCATAAATGATGACGAACCCTGTGGCCGTGGTTCACGTGTGTCtagttctgatgatgatgaaa TATCTATTAAGGAGATGGCAGCtaaaacaaaagacaagaagaaaaatggaaaaggtAGAAGACTAATGAAGAAGTTTCAAGTCTCTAATTCAGAATCGGATGAAACCTCGGCTAGAGATGATGATTCTAGCAATGAGGATTCTGTAGAAATACTTAATAATGGCAATGAGCACAAGATCCCGAAGGTTCTTTCTTCAGATAGTCCTCTGCCTTCAAGGGTTACGAGGTCGAAGGCACGAAGTTCGACTTTGGAAAATGTTGAGTCTAATGCCAAGTGTGAGAAGACATCAGAAGCAAGAGCTGATACTCGCATGACTCTGGATAAAAG GGAGGATAAAACATTGGGTGATGTTAATCTTTCTCCCGTTCTGAAAGGGTGTGAAATTCTttcgaagaaaaaaagaaacaaagaaaggtccAAGAGTTCAGCTACAATTAACTTAGATGAAGGAGAGGAGAAAAATATGCCTAAAATTCTTCAGAATGAGAAGCCATCTACTGACAA GGGGATCAAATCATCAAGTGATGTATTACCCTCTCAGAATGATGAGGCAATTCtatcaaagaaaaagaggaaaagggATAGGAGAGAGGAGACTACAGATGCCCCAGAAAATCTAGTTGAATgttctaagaagaagaaacaagctATCGACAA GAACATTGAGAAAGAACCTGAAGTGACCATTGAAGAGATTGAAAAAGGATCGTTAGATGGAAAAGCAGCTGTTAAAGGGAAAAAG GTCAGTATACTCTATACTGGCAAGTTGAAAGACACCGGGAAATTGTTTGAATCAAACTTGGGAGAAGCTCCACTAAGATTCCGCTTAG GTAAAGAAAATGTCATAGAAGGTCTCAGCATTGGTGTTGAAG GGATGCGAGTTGGAGATAAGAGAAGACTCATAATTCCGCCATCCCTCGG GTACTCAAAAAAGGGACTGAAGGAACAGGTGCCTAAGAATGCGTGGCTTGTCTATGAAGTGGAGGCAGTAAAAATTAGATGA
- the LOC104745450 gene encoding protein LNK3-like isoform X3: MDCYAERNFEELVVPSYQESSSSETYPSTGMWGGGWSMSSPQAAAQKCFDYDGFNGEGLMYSQMGIRTSEEEEESKRSKAFYGASSLHDFEGIEHMDDMFLSSILEDVPEDDGDVHRATSSNNSVGSSSMYGGREVPMFHCHIVLTWCVTVYLFVAESVVVSCKFRDSDY, from the exons ATGGATTGTTATGCTGAAAGGAATTTTGAAGAGCTTGTTGTGCCTAGTTATcaagagtcatcatcatcagagacATACCCATCTACTGGTATGTGGGGTGGTGGATGGAGCATGAGCTCTCCTCAAGCTGCTGCTCAGAAATGTTTCGATTACGATGGTTTTAATGGAGAAGGTTTGATGTATAGTCAGATGGGTATTAGGacgagtgaagaagaagaagagtctaaGAGATCAAAGGCTTTCTATGGTGCTTCTTCACTTCATGATTTCGAAGGAATCGAACACATGGATGATATGTTCTT AAGTTCAATTTTGGAGGATGTTCCagaggatgatggagatgtACATCGAGCaaccagcagcaacaacagtGTTGGTTCTTCTTCTATGTATGGTGGTAGGGAAGTCCCTATGTTCCATTGTCATATTGTTCTTACATGGTGTGTTACAGTTTATCTATTTGTTGCTGAATCTGTGGTGGTTTCTTGTAAGTTTAGAGATTCtgattattaa
- the LOC104745450 gene encoding protein LNK3-like isoform X4 — MDCYAERNFEELVVPSYQESSSSETYPSTGMWGGGWSMSSPQAAAQKCFDYDGFNGEGLMYSQMGIRTSEEEEESKRSKAFYGASSLHDFEGIEHMDDMFLSSILEDVPEDDGDVHRATSSNNSVGSSSMYGGREVPMFHCHIVLTWRKLHLQSRICLKTTTC, encoded by the exons ATGGATTGTTATGCTGAAAGGAATTTTGAAGAGCTTGTTGTGCCTAGTTATcaagagtcatcatcatcagagacATACCCATCTACTGGTATGTGGGGTGGTGGATGGAGCATGAGCTCTCCTCAAGCTGCTGCTCAGAAATGTTTCGATTACGATGGTTTTAATGGAGAAGGTTTGATGTATAGTCAGATGGGTATTAGGacgagtgaagaagaagaagagtctaaGAGATCAAAGGCTTTCTATGGTGCTTCTTCACTTCATGATTTCGAAGGAATCGAACACATGGATGATATGTTCTT AAGTTCAATTTTGGAGGATGTTCCagaggatgatggagatgtACATCGAGCaaccagcagcaacaacagtGTTGGTTCTTCTTCTATGTATGGTGGTAGGGAAGTCCCTATGTTCCATTGTCATATTGTTCTTACATG GAGGAAGCTCCATTTACAATCTCGGATCTGTCTGAAGACAACAACATGTTAG